One part of the Sporosarcina ureae genome encodes these proteins:
- a CDS encoding metal-dependent hydrolase, which translates to MDTGTHIAMGVAISGLALADSVVATEPATMGAVFAGIMVGSLIPDIDTVLKLRNNAVYLTNHRGITHSVPAVMLWPLLISILLTFIVPGAIFLHVWAWSFLAVFTHVFVDIFNSYGTQALRPFSQKWVAIGVINTFDPIIFGLHVVAILAWVFGTDPVLTMSILYIVLFFYYLLRFAVKSAVKNAVKKTIPNATHIFTAPTMNFFQWRIAATTEVDHYVGRAYGRSITIYERFKRETMPMSPQVEAALEDPNMQAFTSFSPLYRWSISEEAAIYEVRLIDLRYRSKGYYPFVAVAHVNEDLEVVNSYTGWIFSEEKLRKKLNFAPNN; encoded by the coding sequence TTGGATACAGGCACACATATTGCAATGGGTGTTGCGATTAGTGGATTGGCCCTTGCCGACTCAGTCGTAGCAACTGAACCTGCCACGATGGGCGCTGTTTTTGCTGGTATTATGGTTGGTTCACTCATTCCCGATATAGATACGGTTCTGAAACTTAGAAACAACGCAGTTTATTTAACTAACCATCGAGGCATTACACATTCGGTTCCAGCGGTTATGCTGTGGCCGTTATTGATCTCCATACTGTTGACCTTCATTGTGCCGGGTGCTATTTTCCTTCATGTATGGGCATGGTCATTCTTAGCGGTATTCACGCATGTCTTTGTGGATATTTTCAACTCGTATGGCACTCAGGCTCTTCGGCCATTCTCACAAAAGTGGGTAGCCATAGGTGTGATCAATACATTCGATCCGATTATTTTCGGACTTCATGTAGTGGCAATCTTGGCGTGGGTGTTCGGTACAGACCCTGTCTTGACAATGTCTATATTGTATATCGTCTTATTCTTCTATTACCTATTGCGTTTTGCAGTAAAGAGCGCAGTAAAAAATGCTGTAAAGAAGACGATTCCGAATGCGACGCATATATTCACTGCACCTACGATGAACTTCTTTCAGTGGCGAATTGCTGCAACGACAGAGGTTGATCATTATGTAGGACGAGCATACGGGCGTTCCATTACTATTTACGAACGTTTCAAACGTGAAACTATGCCAATGTCACCTCAAGTTGAAGCGGCGTTGGAAGATCCGAACATGCAGGCTTTCACTTCGTTTTCGCCTCTCTATCGTTGGTCAATTTCAGAAGAAGCGGCTATTTACGAAGTTCGTTTGATAGATCTACGTTACCGAAGTAAAGGTTACTATCCATTCGTAGCGGTAGCACATGTCAATGAAGATTTAGAAGTAGTGAATTCCTATACTGGGTGGATTTTCTCAGAGGAAAAACTACGTAAAAAACTTAATTTTGCTCCTAATAATTAA
- a CDS encoding YfhH family protein — MDTEKHYSDMNENELRSEIGKLMEKARKAEQMGMLSEYAVHQRKAVLVQSYLVDPATIKPGEMYRIEGDDGVFFQVDYLKGLFAWGYRLGGDKAEEALPLAMLKNIKSGK, encoded by the coding sequence ATGGATACTGAAAAACATTATAGTGACATGAATGAAAACGAACTACGTAGCGAAATCGGTAAATTGATGGAAAAAGCGCGTAAAGCGGAACAGATGGGGATGCTCAGTGAATATGCTGTTCATCAAAGAAAAGCAGTTCTAGTGCAATCATATCTTGTGGATCCTGCTACGATTAAGCCTGGTGAAATGTATCGTATTGAAGGAGACGATGGCGTGTTCTTTCAAGTGGATTATCTAAAAGGGCTATTCGCATGGGGGTATCGCTTAGGCGGAGACAAAGCTGAAGAGGCATTGCCACTTGCGATGTTGAAAAATATAAAAAGCGGAAAATAA
- the recX gene encoding recombination regulator RecX codes for MPLITKISQQKRDSERYNIFLDDQYAFSVHETVLVKFELTKGMELDDWSTDEIVYSDQIEKAFNRALHFLSFRMRSEMEVKKKLLEKEYGEAVVLEAIVKLKRLGFLNDEAFSEALVRTEKNSTLKGPRAIQQSLYKKGIPKELQTQALEEYTMEDQMANAMKLAEKTMRSNSSQPPAQVKQKIQNSLARKGFSYQQISEVLSNLTIERDEEEWSDITSAFGEKAWRRYQSKYSGSDLRQRVKQSMYQKGIPLGQIDQFIEQKRNEEDGY; via the coding sequence GTGCCGCTTATTACCAAAATATCACAACAAAAAAGAGATAGCGAACGTTATAATATTTTCCTTGATGATCAATATGCATTTAGTGTCCATGAAACAGTCTTAGTGAAATTTGAACTCACGAAAGGCATGGAATTGGACGATTGGTCTACGGACGAGATTGTTTATTCAGACCAAATTGAAAAAGCATTTAACCGTGCTTTACATTTTTTATCGTTCCGAATGCGAAGTGAAATGGAAGTTAAGAAGAAATTGCTTGAAAAAGAATATGGAGAAGCGGTTGTTCTAGAAGCTATCGTCAAATTAAAACGGCTTGGCTTTTTGAATGATGAAGCATTTTCGGAAGCACTTGTACGCACAGAAAAAAATAGTACGTTAAAAGGCCCGAGAGCTATTCAGCAATCTCTCTATAAAAAAGGTATACCCAAAGAACTGCAAACTCAAGCATTGGAGGAATATACAATGGAAGATCAAATGGCTAATGCCATGAAACTGGCTGAAAAAACGATGCGATCGAATAGTTCACAGCCACCAGCACAAGTTAAGCAAAAAATACAGAATTCATTGGCTAGAAAAGGGTTTTCTTATCAGCAGATTTCGGAAGTTCTCAGCAATTTAACAATCGAGCGGGATGAAGAAGAATGGTCCGACATTACGTCTGCATTCGGTGAGAAAGCATGGAGACGCTACCAAAGTAAATACTCAGGATCCGACCTTAGACAACGTGTGAAGCAATCGATGTATCAAAAAGGTATTCCACTCGGTCAAATCGATCAATTTATTGAACAGAAAAGGAATGAAGAAGATGGATACTGA
- a CDS encoding TIGR01777 family oxidoreductase translates to MRVVITGGTGFIGSILTEKLKLKGHEVIILTRKPSSQHNDVHYVQWLTDHASPENELGHVDAFVNLAGVSIDDGRWSEERKKQIHDSRITATQEVLRIMRTLPEKPRVLVNASAIGIYPTSLTAEYTEDSTAVGDDFLAQTVHDWENLAGQAKELGVRTVYTRFGIVLGKDGGALPLIKLPYQLFAGGKIGSGNQWFSWVHVEDVANAILFSIENHDVEGPVNVVAPSPMHMNAFGKTIGKVLHRPHWFPVPSFAMEVALGEKSIVVLQGQHVLPKKLLAHGFTFDYPSLRPALENLLK, encoded by the coding sequence ATGAGAGTGGTTATTACAGGGGGAACTGGATTCATTGGCAGTATCTTAACTGAGAAATTAAAGCTAAAGGGTCATGAAGTAATTATTTTAACGCGTAAGCCTTCATCACAACATAATGATGTTCATTATGTTCAATGGTTGACTGATCATGCTTCACCCGAAAATGAATTGGGGCACGTAGATGCATTTGTTAACTTAGCAGGCGTGTCAATTGATGATGGTCGTTGGTCGGAAGAGCGAAAAAAGCAGATTCACGATAGTCGAATAACAGCTACGCAAGAAGTATTGCGTATTATGCGTACGCTTCCTGAGAAACCACGTGTTTTAGTGAATGCAAGTGCTATTGGGATTTATCCTACATCGCTCACTGCTGAGTACACTGAAGATTCTACTGCAGTCGGGGATGATTTTCTCGCACAAACCGTACATGACTGGGAAAATCTCGCAGGGCAAGCGAAAGAATTAGGTGTACGTACTGTATATACTCGTTTCGGTATTGTGCTCGGTAAAGATGGTGGTGCACTTCCACTTATTAAACTTCCTTATCAATTATTTGCCGGTGGTAAAATCGGTTCGGGCAATCAATGGTTCTCATGGGTGCATGTTGAAGACGTGGCTAACGCCATCCTCTTTTCCATAGAGAATCATGATGTTGAAGGTCCCGTTAACGTAGTGGCACCAAGTCCGATGCATATGAACGCTTTCGGCAAAACAATCGGCAAAGTATTGCATCGTCCACACTGGTTCCCAGTACCAAGTTTTGCTATGGAAGTTGCATTAGGTGAAAAAAGTATCGTCGTCTTGCAAGGTCAGCATGTACTACCGAAAAAGTTGTTAGCCCATGGGTTTACGTTCGATTACCCTTCATTACGACCAGCACTTGAAAATTTACTAAAATGA
- a CDS encoding polysaccharide deacetylase family protein produces the protein MTQHLSGFLLASCLLIVGVVMNPFTVQAEAFHWGFKKATEGVPPSAGAELDKLLDDYGAIYKGKDDKKVVYLTFDNGYENGYTESILDTLKKEKAPATFFLTGHYVKSASDLVKRMVKDGHGIGNHSYDHPNMANITEQQMEDEWKRLDEIVYATTGLKRTIYARPPEGTFNAKLLEKGNELGYRHIFWSVAFIDWHRDQRKGKAYAYNELMNQLHPGAVILMHTVAADNAEALPDFIRDAKKQGYEFHSLDQLVKEYEKGNKITQ, from the coding sequence ATGACTCAACATCTGTCGGGATTTCTACTGGCATCTTGTTTACTGATCGTTGGCGTTGTGATGAATCCCTTCACTGTCCAGGCTGAAGCTTTTCATTGGGGATTTAAGAAGGCAACTGAGGGAGTTCCTCCTTCCGCAGGAGCAGAATTGGATAAATTGCTTGATGATTACGGTGCAATCTATAAAGGGAAGGACGATAAAAAAGTTGTATATCTAACGTTCGATAACGGATACGAGAACGGATACACAGAAAGCATTTTAGATACACTAAAAAAAGAGAAAGCACCCGCCACATTTTTCTTGACTGGGCATTATGTAAAAAGTGCAAGTGATTTAGTAAAGCGTATGGTAAAGGATGGTCATGGAATTGGGAATCATTCATATGATCACCCGAACATGGCCAATATAACCGAACAGCAGATGGAAGATGAGTGGAAGAGGTTAGATGAAATTGTATACGCTACTACTGGTCTAAAGAGAACGATCTACGCAAGGCCACCAGAGGGTACATTCAATGCGAAGCTACTAGAAAAAGGGAACGAACTGGGATACAGACATATTTTCTGGTCTGTTGCCTTCATTGACTGGCACCGTGACCAGCGAAAAGGAAAAGCGTATGCCTATAATGAATTGATGAATCAATTACACCCGGGCGCTGTCATTCTTATGCATACCGTAGCAGCTGATAATGCAGAGGCACTTCCCGATTTCATTCGAGATGCTAAGAAGCAGGGATATGAATTCCATTCATTAGATCAATTAGTGAAGGAATATGAAAAAGGAAATAAAATTACACAATAA
- a CDS encoding SE1561 family protein — protein MDNSQNNEQVFELKNRFNQFIETLEAIEPEHTDLQDIDRLIMLLDELEEQMDSSKK, from the coding sequence ATGGATAACTCACAAAATAACGAACAAGTCTTCGAACTGAAGAATCGATTCAATCAATTCATCGAAACATTAGAAGCGATTGAACCTGAACACACGGACCTCCAAGATATAGATCGTCTAATCATGTTACTCGATGAATTAGAAGAACAGATGGATAGTTCGAAAAAATAA
- a CDS encoding fumarate hydratase, translating into MYIEKIEKSIYELVCETSTNLPKDVRRAILSAKEKENKGTSAAMSLDTIANNINMADDKLSPICQDTGLPTFKIKTPIGVNQLEIKAAIVRALELATEKGKLRPNAVDSLTGENSGNNLGIGLPVVKFEQWEEDYIEAKLILKGGGCENKNIQYSLPTELEGLGRAGRDLDGIRKCILHSVYQAQGQGCSAGFIGVGIGGDRSSGYDLAKEQLFRNVTDVNPVPELAQLEEYVLEKANLLGIGTMGFGGEATLLGCKIGVMHRIPASFYVSVAYNCWAYRRMAVNINATTGEIMDWHYNEGEKIAFEQPAEEAKSTARIVHLQAPISEEDVRDLHVGDVVKISGRMYTGRDAIHKHLMDNDAPVDLNGQVIYHCGPVVLKNDEGKYEIKAAGPTTSMREEPYQGDIMKKFGIRAVIGKGGMGPRTLAALKEHGGVYLNGIGGAAQYYADCIKEVEGVDLLEFGIPEALWHLRVEDFTAVVTMDSHGNSLHADIDKSSLEKLSQFKEKVFN; encoded by the coding sequence ATGTACATAGAGAAAATTGAGAAGAGTATTTATGAACTAGTTTGTGAAACGTCCACAAACTTGCCAAAGGACGTTAGACGCGCAATCCTTTCCGCAAAGGAAAAAGAAAACAAAGGAACAAGCGCTGCTATGAGTTTGGATACGATCGCAAATAACATCAATATGGCAGATGATAAACTATCTCCAATTTGTCAGGATACAGGCCTTCCTACATTCAAGATCAAAACACCAATCGGAGTAAACCAATTGGAAATCAAAGCGGCAATTGTACGCGCCTTGGAGTTAGCTACGGAAAAAGGAAAGCTCCGTCCAAATGCTGTAGATTCATTGACTGGTGAAAACAGCGGCAATAACTTAGGTATTGGCTTGCCCGTTGTAAAGTTTGAACAATGGGAAGAAGATTACATAGAAGCAAAATTAATCTTAAAAGGTGGCGGATGTGAAAACAAAAACATCCAGTACAGTCTCCCTACTGAATTAGAAGGTCTTGGTCGTGCAGGACGCGATTTAGACGGTATTCGCAAATGTATCCTTCACTCGGTTTACCAGGCACAAGGACAAGGTTGTTCTGCTGGATTTATCGGTGTCGGAATCGGTGGCGACCGTTCATCTGGATATGACTTGGCGAAAGAACAACTTTTCCGCAATGTAACGGACGTTAATCCAGTTCCTGAGCTTGCGCAGTTGGAAGAGTACGTATTAGAAAAAGCCAATCTTCTTGGAATCGGAACAATGGGCTTCGGCGGAGAAGCTACATTATTAGGATGTAAAATCGGTGTCATGCACCGCATTCCCGCAAGCTTCTACGTATCTGTAGCGTATAACTGCTGGGCATATCGCCGTATGGCAGTGAACATCAATGCAACAACTGGCGAAATCATGGATTGGCACTATAATGAAGGCGAGAAAATTGCATTCGAACAGCCAGCTGAAGAAGCAAAATCCACTGCACGTATCGTACACTTGCAAGCACCCATTTCAGAGGAAGACGTTCGCGACCTTCATGTTGGCGACGTGGTGAAAATTTCTGGCCGTATGTACACAGGCCGTGACGCCATCCACAAGCACTTAATGGACAATGACGCACCAGTTGATTTGAATGGACAAGTCATCTATCACTGTGGACCAGTTGTTCTAAAGAATGATGAAGGTAAGTATGAGATCAAAGCTGCGGGACCCACGACTTCTATGCGTGAAGAACCGTACCAGGGTGATATCATGAAAAAGTTCGGTATCCGTGCGGTAATTGGTAAAGGCGGAATGGGACCTAGAACACTTGCGGCTCTTAAAGAGCATGGCGGTGTGTACTTGAATGGTATAGGCGGTGCAGCGCAGTATTATGCTGACTGTATTAAAGAGGTAGAAGGCGTCGACTTACTGGAGTTCGGTATTCCAGAAGCACTATGGCATTTACGCGTAGAGGACTTCACTGCAGTCGTCACAATGGACTCTCACGGTAACAGTTTACATGCTGATATTGACAAGTCATCTTTAGAAAAGCTTTCTCAGTTCAAAGAAAAAGTATTTAACTAA
- a CDS encoding heavy metal translocating P-type ATPase, giving the protein MTSLAKEQPEQTIDWSARLELIAAILSGIIILAAWILGKNGPESFSVTLYIIAFLIGGYAKAKEGIEETIKNKELNVEMLMIFAAIGSGIIGYWAEGAILIFIFAISGALETYTLNKSHNEISSLMELQPEEAWLILEDGSEKKVSTDSLSIGSVLLVKPGERIPVDGEILSGITSIDMSAINGESIPVTKQENDELFAGTVNISGAIRMTMTKPSSETLFQKIITMVQNAQSEKSPSQQFIERFEGSYVKIVLAAVVIMMFLPHFLFNWDWTTSFYRAIVLLVVASPCALMASIMPATLAAVSNGARKGVLFKGGVHLEHLSTLQAFAFDKTGTLTNGKPIVMDFIVREGADMKETLALFAGAESLSNHPLAKAIINYAAEHGVEPERNLHIEDVPGFGIKAETDQGDILIGKPKFVGEELVEDFQNNVAVSLANEGKTVIFMRDEQGIVALAALQDTLRKEAISAIKSLQSLGLHTVMLTGDNEKTAQAIASEVGVDSYVAECLPEEKVVQLKQLLKKYGMVGMVGDGINDAPALATATSGIAMGEGTDVALETADVVLMQNDLNRLSYAIKLSRKMQRIVKQNVFFSIAVISILIIANFMQVVDLPLGVIGHEGSTILVILNGLRMLNKIE; this is encoded by the coding sequence ATGACATCACTCGCAAAAGAACAACCAGAACAGACGATTGACTGGTCTGCACGTCTTGAGCTGATTGCGGCTATATTATCTGGAATTATCATTCTTGCAGCATGGATTTTAGGAAAAAACGGTCCAGAGTCCTTTTCGGTAACGCTGTATATTATAGCGTTTTTGATTGGTGGTTACGCTAAAGCAAAAGAAGGTATTGAAGAAACAATAAAAAACAAGGAACTGAATGTCGAGATGCTCATGATTTTTGCAGCGATCGGTTCAGGAATTATCGGATACTGGGCTGAAGGTGCAATCCTGATCTTCATCTTCGCAATTAGCGGTGCACTAGAAACCTATACACTTAATAAAAGCCATAATGAAATATCTTCTTTGATGGAATTGCAACCTGAAGAAGCTTGGTTGATCCTTGAAGACGGTAGCGAGAAAAAAGTATCTACAGATTCCCTATCTATTGGATCTGTATTGCTAGTTAAACCTGGTGAACGAATTCCGGTTGATGGTGAAATCTTGAGCGGCATCACTTCGATCGACATGTCAGCTATCAACGGAGAATCTATACCTGTGACGAAGCAGGAAAATGATGAATTATTTGCAGGGACAGTCAATATTAGTGGTGCGATCCGCATGACAATGACTAAACCAAGTTCCGAAACGTTATTCCAAAAGATTATTACAATGGTGCAAAACGCACAAAGCGAGAAATCTCCTTCTCAACAATTTATCGAGCGCTTTGAAGGATCTTATGTAAAGATTGTGCTCGCAGCGGTTGTCATCATGATGTTCCTCCCCCACTTTTTATTTAACTGGGACTGGACTACATCCTTCTACCGTGCGATCGTCTTGCTAGTAGTCGCCTCCCCTTGTGCATTAATGGCTTCGATCATGCCTGCTACATTAGCGGCTGTTTCTAATGGTGCTAGAAAAGGGGTATTATTTAAAGGCGGAGTCCATTTAGAACACTTAAGTACCTTGCAAGCATTTGCTTTTGATAAAACAGGTACTTTGACGAATGGTAAACCTATTGTGATGGATTTCATCGTTCGTGAAGGTGCAGACATGAAAGAGACGCTTGCTTTGTTTGCAGGTGCGGAATCGCTGTCCAATCATCCATTGGCAAAAGCTATCATTAATTACGCTGCAGAGCATGGTGTAGAACCTGAACGTAATCTTCATATTGAAGACGTTCCTGGATTTGGTATAAAAGCAGAAACCGATCAAGGGGACATTCTAATCGGTAAACCGAAATTTGTTGGCGAAGAGTTAGTGGAAGATTTTCAAAACAATGTGGCAGTATCACTAGCGAATGAAGGAAAAACCGTCATTTTCATGAGAGATGAACAAGGAATTGTAGCATTAGCAGCTTTACAAGATACATTACGTAAAGAAGCTATTTCAGCGATTAAATCGCTGCAGTCTTTAGGTCTCCATACCGTCATGTTGACTGGTGATAATGAAAAGACTGCACAAGCCATCGCAAGCGAAGTAGGTGTGGATTCCTACGTAGCAGAATGTCTACCTGAGGAGAAAGTGGTTCAGCTTAAGCAACTATTGAAGAAGTACGGTATGGTCGGTATGGTGGGAGATGGAATCAATGACGCTCCTGCTCTAGCTACCGCCACTTCCGGTATTGCGATGGGTGAAGGTACAGATGTGGCACTCGAGACAGCTGATGTTGTGCTCATGCAAAACGACTTGAATCGCTTATCATACGCTATTAAGCTTTCACGAAAAATGCAACGAATCGTTAAACAAAATGTATTCTTCTCGATAGCGGTCATCTCGATCCTCATTATCGCAAACTTCATGCAAGTAGTGGATTTACCTCTTGGTGTCATTGGACACGAAGGAAGTACAATATTGGTTATATTAAATGGTTTACGGATGCTTAATAAAATAGAATAA
- a CDS encoding YihY/virulence factor BrkB family protein, translating to MDRQKSAPFSDSENEDESKKEKVKGFINDLKDGEEDDFDPTTASGFFKQLIIRVKELDISAAGSQLAFFFLLSLFPLLIFLFTLLPYLQLDQSQIFLFIREYAPESTASLIEGTLSEVLDNKSGGLLSVGILATIWSASKGMGAVTKGLNDAYEVEDDRNFIVSKGLSIAFTIMLVATVIIALVLPIFGQPIGQVIFTFLGLEETFLTVWNLIRFLIPPFLIFAVFSLLYWLVPSVKLHFKSILPGAIFATIGWIITSLGFSFYISNFGSYANTYGSIAGIIVLIMWLYLSAIILILGGTINSVVKNRQEHNQQIV from the coding sequence TTGGATAGACAAAAGAGTGCCCCTTTTTCAGATTCTGAAAATGAAGATGAGTCCAAGAAAGAAAAAGTAAAAGGATTTATTAACGATCTAAAAGATGGAGAAGAAGATGATTTTGATCCGACGACTGCGAGCGGCTTTTTTAAACAATTGATTATCCGTGTGAAAGAATTGGATATTTCAGCAGCTGGTTCGCAGTTAGCATTCTTTTTCCTATTGTCATTATTCCCTCTATTAATCTTTCTTTTCACATTACTACCATACTTACAGTTAGACCAGAGCCAAATCTTTTTGTTTATCCGTGAGTACGCCCCGGAAAGTACTGCTTCTCTAATTGAAGGGACGCTTTCTGAGGTACTAGATAATAAAAGTGGAGGATTACTGTCAGTCGGAATCTTGGCTACAATCTGGTCGGCGTCTAAAGGTATGGGCGCAGTAACAAAAGGATTGAATGATGCATACGAAGTGGAAGATGATAGAAACTTTATCGTTTCTAAAGGATTGTCAATTGCGTTTACTATTATGTTAGTGGCGACGGTAATCATCGCATTAGTGCTACCTATATTCGGTCAACCGATCGGGCAAGTGATCTTCACATTCTTAGGATTGGAAGAAACATTCCTGACTGTATGGAATTTAATACGATTCCTCATTCCGCCATTCCTGATCTTTGCAGTATTCTCTTTACTATACTGGCTAGTGCCAAGTGTGAAGTTGCATTTTAAAAGTATACTTCCGGGTGCTATTTTTGCAACAATAGGATGGATCATTACGTCACTAGGATTCTCGTTCTATATTAGTAATTTTGGAAGCTACGCCAATACGTACGGGAGTATCGCTGGAATTATCGTATTAATCATGTGGTTATACCTGTCAGCTATCATTTTGATACTCGGAGGTACAATCAATTCAGTCGTGAAAAATCGTCAAGAACATAACCAACAAATTGTATAA
- a CDS encoding alanine/glycine:cation symporter family protein — protein sequence MENIEKFLTTASDLIWGPPLLILLIGTGIYLTMRLTFIQLRLLPYSLKQVFSRKHDKQADGDISQFQALMTAMAATVGVGNIVGVASAVVAGGPGAIFWMWLAGFFGMATKYSEAILAVKYRVKDSNGLMAGGPMYYLEHGLKQKWLGVLFAIFGALAAFGIGNGTQSKAVADVMNSTFEVPHYITGIALLIFGALVILGGIKSIGRVTAFFVPIMALFYFIAGAIVMVLNIEQVPAAFGLIFTDAFTGQAVAGGAIGTVIRFGVARGLFSNEAGLGSAPIAAAAARTDMPGRQALVSMTQVLFDTLIICSITGVTIVMSNQWQDKSIDAGALTAQAFGSFLGSTGPILVSIGLVFFATSTILGWSYYGEKCFQYLFPNRVAVLAYRVVFVAFIYVGATASLDLVWILADVLNGLMAIPNLIGLLGLSGVVIMETRRFKKKIDEEREEARK from the coding sequence ATGGAGAACATCGAAAAGTTTTTGACCACTGCGTCCGATTTGATTTGGGGACCCCCGTTATTGATTTTATTAATTGGTACCGGTATTTATTTAACAATGCGTTTGACATTCATTCAATTACGTTTACTGCCCTATTCTTTGAAACAAGTATTCTCACGGAAACATGATAAACAAGCTGACGGGGATATTTCACAGTTCCAGGCATTGATGACCGCGATGGCCGCCACTGTAGGTGTTGGTAATATTGTCGGGGTTGCATCTGCCGTCGTAGCAGGTGGACCAGGTGCTATCTTCTGGATGTGGCTAGCCGGTTTCTTCGGTATGGCGACAAAGTATAGTGAAGCAATTCTTGCTGTTAAGTATCGCGTTAAAGATTCCAACGGCTTAATGGCTGGAGGACCGATGTACTATCTCGAGCATGGTTTAAAACAAAAATGGCTCGGTGTACTATTTGCGATATTCGGCGCTTTGGCTGCTTTCGGGATTGGTAATGGAACACAATCAAAGGCAGTTGCAGATGTAATGAATAGCACATTTGAAGTACCTCACTACATTACGGGAATTGCTCTATTGATATTTGGAGCTCTTGTCATTCTTGGCGGAATCAAATCTATCGGTCGTGTAACGGCATTTTTCGTACCGATCATGGCATTATTTTATTTCATTGCCGGAGCGATCGTTATGGTTTTGAATATTGAACAAGTTCCAGCGGCATTCGGCCTTATTTTCACGGATGCATTTACAGGTCAGGCAGTTGCCGGCGGTGCAATCGGTACAGTCATCCGATTTGGTGTAGCGCGCGGACTCTTCTCTAACGAAGCAGGTTTAGGTTCAGCACCCATCGCTGCAGCAGCTGCACGTACAGACATGCCCGGGCGTCAGGCACTTGTATCGATGACGCAAGTATTATTCGATACATTAATCATTTGTTCGATTACAGGTGTTACTATTGTTATGAGTAATCAATGGCAAGATAAGTCAATTGATGCGGGTGCTTTGACAGCCCAAGCATTTGGCTCCTTCCTCGGTAGTACTGGACCCATTTTAGTCTCAATTGGACTAGTATTCTTTGCTACTTCTACTATTTTAGGGTGGAGTTATTACGGCGAGAAATGTTTCCAGTATTTATTCCCTAATCGTGTGGCTGTACTCGCATACCGTGTAGTATTTGTTGCATTTATTTATGTGGGCGCCACTGCATCACTTGATCTAGTATGGATCTTAGCTGATGTATTAAACGGATTAATGGCGATTCCAAACTTGATTGGATTGCTAGGCTTGTCCGGAGTAGTTATTATGGAAACTAGAAGGTTCAAGAAGAAAATTGACGAAGAGCGTGAAGAAGCGCGCAAGTAA
- a CDS encoding DUF1128 domain-containing protein, producing the protein MDLSTKSPENISYMIEKIKEKLRMVNVDAMKSENFSTEQYEDLYYMYTTVMKRDNITPNEMQAIAAELGSMRK; encoded by the coding sequence ATGGATCTATCTACAAAATCACCAGAGAATATCTCATACATGATTGAAAAAATTAAAGAAAAGCTTCGCATGGTAAATGTGGATGCAATGAAGTCCGAAAATTTCAGCACGGAACAATATGAAGACTTGTATTACATGTATACTACGGTTATGAAGCGTGACAACATCACGCCAAATGAAATGCAAGCAATCGCGGCAGAACTTGGTTCTATGCGCAAATAA